Within the Solwaraspora sp. WMMA2056 genome, the region GGCCGCTGCGGCCCTGACCGGCGACCGCAGTGCTGACCGCCGGGCTACCGGGTCTAGTCCGGCAGGAACTCGCGGGATTCGGCGTCGAAGACGAACTCACTGAGCTTGGCCCGCAGGCGGTCCCGCAGCTCGGCCGGTGCGGTCTCGTTGCCGCAACAGCGGGCGACGAGCGCCTTGACCTCCTGCTCGACGCCGTACTCCCGCAGACACGGGGAGCATTCGTCGAGGTGGTGCCGGATCCGCTGCCGCCGCTCCTCGGCACACTCCAGGTCCAGGTAGAGGTAGACCTCGGCGAGCACCTGCCGGCAGTCCTGGTCGAACGAGTCACCGCCTTGCACGATCGTCACACCTCCTGGCCGGCTGCGGCAGGCTTCGTCGACCGGGCCCGGTGCAGGCCACGGTCGGTGGCGTAGCGCTCCAGCATGCCACGCAGGTTCCGCCGGCCCCGGTGCAACCGGGACATGACCGTCCCGATCGGAGTCCCCATGATGTCGGCGATCTCCTTGTAGGAGAAGCCTTCCACGTCG harbors:
- the rsrA gene encoding mycothiol system anti-sigma-R factor, which codes for MQGGDSFDQDCRQVLAEVYLYLDLECAEERRQRIRHHLDECSPCLREYGVEQEVKALVARCCGNETAPAELRDRLRAKLSEFVFDAESREFLPD